In the genome of Falsirhodobacter halotolerans, one region contains:
- a CDS encoding aminoglycoside phosphotransferase family protein, which yields MDRLRHQQSLALLKAAGWGDAARAPLAGDASARRYERLTQDGATAVLMDAPPRTGDDPAEFVAVARHLRGLGLSAPDILAEDLARGFLLLEDLGDALYARELDQGADEIALYTAAVDVLAHLHRAPAPHGLPDLRAADWAMAIAPAFDSYRRHALGEAGDADAVCAALTRALTAHADGPRVMILRDYHAENLLWLPDRAGVAQVGLLDFQLAQMGQRGYDLVSLLQDARRDVPPATEEAVLRHFDPTLAFRAEYAVLGLQRNLRILGIFARLAVEGGKPRYLALIPRVWGHVQRNLTHPALAEVAALLDLPAPTPDILDRIARCRP from the coding sequence CTGGACCGTCTGCGCCACCAACAGTCGCTGGCGCTGCTGAAGGCGGCGGGATGGGGCGATGCGGCCCGCGCCCCTCTGGCGGGCGACGCCTCGGCCCGCCGATACGAACGGCTGACCCAAGACGGGGCCACGGCGGTGCTGATGGACGCGCCGCCCCGCACCGGCGACGATCCGGCGGAGTTCGTGGCGGTCGCGCGGCACCTGCGGGGTCTGGGCCTGTCCGCCCCCGACATTCTGGCCGAGGATCTTGCCCGAGGGTTCCTGCTGCTGGAGGATCTGGGCGACGCCCTTTATGCCCGCGAGCTGGATCAGGGCGCGGATGAGATCGCCCTTTATACCGCCGCCGTCGATGTCCTGGCCCATCTGCACCGCGCCCCCGCGCCCCATGGCCTGCCGGATCTGCGCGCCGCCGATTGGGCCATGGCCATCGCCCCCGCCTTCGACAGCTATCGCCGCCATGCCTTGGGCGAGGCGGGCGATGCGGATGCCGTATGCGCCGCCCTGACCCGCGCGCTGACGGCCCATGCCGATGGCCCGCGCGTGATGATCCTGCGCGACTATCACGCGGAAAACCTGCTTTGGCTGCCGGATCGCGCGGGCGTGGCGCAGGTGGGGCTTCTGGATTTCCAACTCGCGCAGATGGGGCAGCGGGGGTATGATCTGGTCTCCCTGCTGCAGGACGCCCGCCGCGACGTGCCCCCCGCCACCGAGGAGGCCGTCCTGCGCCATTTCGACCCCACCCTCGCCTTTCGCGCCGAATACGCCGTTCTGGGCCTGCAGCGGAACCTGCGGATCCTTGGCATCTTCGCCCGATTGGCGGTGGAAGGGGGCAAGCCCCGCTATCTTGCGCTGATCCCCCGCGTCTGGGGCCATGTCCAACGCAACCTGACCCATCCCGCGCTGGCCGAGGTGGCCGCCCTTCTGGACCTGCCCGCCCCCACG